In Nocardioides sp. zg-1228, a single window of DNA contains:
- a CDS encoding M28 family peptidase: MNHFSGSDQSSLPTQPTQPTPSGQPAAALTRRKLLAGAAGGVAIVAAGQPAWAADATRPGAVRGPSLAVRDRLVVKGIRPSRALSDLRVLSERIGPRIGGTASERAAAEFALTSLRSAGCRDVRLEPFAVADKFLADIGDPDRQLADDISWQAGASPDAGLDRAPVTGRVVDVKAATAPAWPADPAAITGAVVLADDAQDATPATRVELRAAFVLEAQRRGAAAVILLPADLEYPRRASASSPRLVPTTGSSAPPWTPVATIPVLGVAQVQKRLLREELAVRPLRLTIRTTSHRGLTSNNVLADIPGRARAGGPLVYISAHYDSVIGAPGANDDGSGTVLTLELARVLRKLPKVDATIRLALWGSEEQGLIGSRHHVAQLSTTDRGRIRGVFQNDMVGTSWSPATRYWQLSFSGAGNATTDQITAASRRLGYEPQISPVTQRGASDHQSFQEVGIASANFSWRGEATPALLEPPYHSPEDTIDKNISMDRLTVSMEMIGCAAYALAT, from the coding sequence GGCCGCCGACGCCACCCGCCCCGGAGCGGTGCGCGGCCCCTCCCTCGCCGTCCGTGACCGCCTCGTCGTCAAGGGCATCCGCCCCTCCCGCGCGCTGTCCGACCTGCGGGTGCTCTCCGAGCGCATCGGCCCGCGGATCGGCGGCACCGCCTCGGAGCGGGCCGCCGCCGAGTTCGCCCTCACCTCGCTGCGCAGCGCCGGCTGCCGCGACGTACGCCTCGAGCCGTTCGCCGTCGCCGACAAGTTCCTCGCCGACATCGGCGACCCCGACCGCCAGCTGGCCGACGACATCAGCTGGCAGGCCGGCGCGTCCCCCGACGCCGGCCTCGACCGCGCCCCGGTCACCGGCCGCGTGGTCGACGTGAAGGCGGCGACCGCACCCGCGTGGCCCGCCGACCCGGCGGCGATCACCGGCGCGGTCGTGCTGGCCGACGACGCCCAGGACGCCACCCCCGCCACTCGCGTCGAGCTGCGCGCGGCCTTCGTGCTCGAGGCCCAGCGACGCGGCGCGGCGGCCGTGATCCTCCTGCCCGCCGACCTGGAGTATCCCCGCCGCGCCTCCGCCTCCTCGCCGCGGCTGGTGCCCACGACGGGGTCGAGCGCCCCGCCGTGGACGCCCGTCGCGACGATCCCCGTGCTGGGCGTCGCGCAGGTGCAGAAGCGGCTGCTGCGCGAGGAGCTCGCGGTGCGCCCGCTGCGCCTGACGATCCGCACGACCTCGCACCGCGGCCTGACCAGCAACAACGTCCTCGCCGACATCCCCGGTCGCGCCCGCGCCGGCGGCCCGCTCGTCTACATCTCCGCTCACTACGACTCGGTGATCGGCGCCCCCGGAGCCAACGACGACGGCTCGGGCACCGTGCTCACGCTCGAGCTCGCCCGGGTGCTGCGCAAGCTGCCCAAGGTCGACGCCACGATCCGCCTCGCGCTGTGGGGCTCGGAGGAGCAGGGCCTCATCGGCTCGCGCCACCACGTCGCCCAGCTCTCGACGACCGACCGCGGACGCATCCGCGGCGTGTTCCAGAACGACATGGTCGGCACCAGCTGGAGCCCCGCCACCCGCTACTGGCAGCTGTCGTTCTCGGGCGCCGGCAACGCGACCACCGACCAGATCACCGCCGCCTCGCGACGGCTGGGCTACGAGCCGCAGATCTCGCCGGTGACCCAGCGCGGGGCCAGCGACCACCAGTCGTTCCAGGAGGTCGGCATCGCCTCGGCCAACTTCTCCTGGCGTGGCGAGGCGACGCCGGCCCTGCTCGAGCCGCCCTACCACTCGCCCGAGGACACCATCGACAAGAACATCAGCATGGACCGGCTGACGGTGAGCATGGAGATGATCGGCTGCGCGGCCTACGCGCTGGCCACCTGA
- a CDS encoding VOC family protein: MTSFVSHTTVDCHDAYELSTWWKALLGYVDVADDPNEPGHEECMILDPDTGHSILFLEVPDADLPPKRTHFDLRPRTGTRDDEIERVRGLGATEVADHRGEWGPGTGWVVFADPEGNEFCILRSQAEADAAPPPPA, translated from the coding sequence ATGACCTCCTTCGTCTCGCACACGACCGTCGACTGTCACGACGCCTACGAGCTCTCCACCTGGTGGAAGGCGCTGCTCGGCTACGTCGACGTGGCCGACGACCCCAACGAGCCGGGCCACGAGGAGTGCATGATCCTCGACCCCGACACCGGCCACAGCATCCTGTTCCTCGAGGTGCCCGACGCCGACCTGCCCCCCAAGCGGACCCACTTCGACCTGCGCCCGCGCACCGGCACCCGCGACGACGAGATCGAGCGGGTCCGTGGCCTCGGCGCCACCGAGGTCGCCGACCACCGCGGCGAGTGGGGGCCGGGCACCGGATGGGTGGTGTTCGCCGACCCGGAGGGCAACGAGTTCTGCATCCTGCGCTCGCAGGCGGAGGCGGACGCCGCGCCACCCCCGCCTGCGTGA